One window of Acanthochromis polyacanthus isolate Apoly-LR-REF ecotype Palm Island chromosome 19, KAUST_Apoly_ChrSc, whole genome shotgun sequence genomic DNA carries:
- the LOC110971912 gene encoding monocarboxylate transporter 12-B-like, translating to MSTGVRASPPDGGWGWIIVFCCFMVTVCTRAVTRCFSIFFVEFQAHFGTDNSATSWIHSLVDCTTMLCAPLGSLLMNHWSCRAAVILGGLLASCGLLISSFSRSLELLYFSMGVLTGLGFALCYTPAIAQVGYYFQRRKALAYGVAMSGSGIGTFVLAPVVQQLIELYSWRGALLVLSAIVANLCVCGALLRPITLQEEVDEGPEQCDEKQRCDISAQDAELTIKPSQESKDALLSADKSLPPSSLSLNRKWCFSSCFLSSKEYQFLLLPDFLGLALSFLFLGSGCSLPFVYLVPYALSAGIGHQHAAFLMSILGVIDIVGNVTFGWLTDRRCLKPHRLSCYVFSVGMEGLCCLFVPLLRSFSLLVPFAVLYGYFDGAYVALIPVVTSDVVGAPYLSSALGVVYFLHAIPYLVSPPIGGWLVDITGSYTATFFLSGAALLASAVVLSTVAGIRRCHLTVTKHKPLPLSPADQSGCFGVLSKQAASQSVAA from the exons ATGTCCACTGGGGTCCGGGCGTCCCCTCCAGACGGGGGCTGGGGATGGATCATCGTGTTCTGCTGCTTCATGGTGACCGTCTGCACACGAGCAGTAACCAG gtgcttctccatcttcttcgTAGAGTTTCAGGCCCACTTCGGCACCGACAACTCGGCCACGTCGTGGATCCACAGCCTGGTGGACTGCACCACAATGCTCTGCG CTCCGCTGGGCAGCCTGTTGATGAACCACTGGTCCTGCAGGGCGGCCGTGATACTGGGAGGTCTGCTGGCGTCCTGTGGCCTCCTGATCAGCTCCTTCAGCAGGAGCCTGGAGCTGCTCTACTTCAGCATGGGGGTCCTGACAG GTCTGGGTTTTGCCCTCTGCTACACACCCGCCATCGCCCAGGTGGGCTACTACTTCCAGCGAAGGAAGGCGCTGGCGTACGGCGTGGCCATGTCGGGCAGCGGGATCGGGACATTCGTGTTGGCGCCAgtggtgcagcagctgatcgAGCTGTACTCGTGGAGGGGGGCGCTGCTCGTCCTCAGCGCCATCGTCGCCAACCTGTGCGTCTGCGGGGCGCTGCTCCGACCAATCACGCTGCAAGAGGAGGTGGATGAGGGGCCGGAGCAATGTGACGAGAAGCAGCGCT GTGACATCTCAGCGCAGGATGCTGAACTCACCATAAAACCCTCTCAAGAATCCAAAGATGCCCTCCTGTCAGCAGACAAGTCGTTGCCGCCATCTTCCCTGTCTCTGAACAGGAAGTGGTGCTTCAGCTCGTGCTTCCTGTCCAGTAAGGAGTaccagttcctgctgctgccGGACTTCCTGGGTCTGGCCCTGTCCTTCCTGTTCCTTGGCAGCGGCTGCAGCTTGCCCTTCGTCTACCTGGTGCCCTACGCTCTGAGCGCCGGCATCGGCCACCAGCACGCTGCCTTCCTCATGTCAATCCTGGGAGTCATCGACATCGTGGGGAACGTCACCTTCGGCTGGCTGACAGACAGGAG GTGTTTGAAGCCTCACCGTCTGTCCTGCTATGTCTTCTCGGTGGGGATGGAGGGTCTCTGCTGCCTCTTCGTTCCCCTTCTTCGTTCCTTCTCGCTGCTCGTTCCCTTCGCCGTCCTCTACGGATACTTCGACGGCGCCTATGTCGCTCTGATCCCTGTAGTGACGTCGGACGTGGTGGGAGCTCCGTACCTGTCCTCGGCGCTGGGCGTGGTCTACTTCCTCCACGCCATCCCCTACCTGGTCAGCCCACCAATCGGAG GTTGGCTGGTCGACATCACAGGAAGTTACACGGCCACCTTCTTCCTGAGCGGCGCCGCCCTGCTGGCCAGTGCAGTCGTCCTCTCTACTGTTGCCGGGATTCGCCGCTGCCACCTGACTGTCACCAAGCACAAGCCCCTCCCCCTCAGCCCGGCCGACCAATCAGGTTGCTTCGGTGTGCTCAGCAAGCAGGCAGCCAGTCAGAGCGTCGCCGCGTAG